The Shewanella sp. NFH-SH190041 genome has a window encoding:
- a CDS encoding M15 family metallopeptidase, whose translation MQITEISHQLYGLDNQHLIQRGNIALTAETWQAFERMASAAAQAGIQLAICSGYRSFERQCSIWNDKAAGKRPVYDAHNHLVDAADYTDAELVDLILTWSALPGCSRHHWGTDLDVFDAAAISKTELQLVNSEYLPQGPCHSLYLWLLEHSHSYGFYFPFQTGLSGVSAEPWHLSYYPQSQPLLTAFDIDTLQQIITNTNLALKSAVLCRLPQLVDEYVRRVAPPPQ comes from the coding sequence GTGCAAATAACAGAAATAAGCCACCAGTTATATGGACTGGATAACCAGCACCTGATCCAGCGAGGCAACATCGCCTTGACTGCTGAAACTTGGCAAGCATTTGAGCGCATGGCCAGTGCCGCTGCTCAAGCGGGTATCCAACTGGCGATTTGCTCCGGCTATCGCAGTTTCGAGCGGCAATGCAGCATTTGGAATGATAAAGCCGCTGGCAAACGGCCCGTCTATGATGCCCATAATCACCTCGTTGATGCAGCAGATTATACTGACGCAGAATTGGTTGACCTTATCTTAACTTGGTCAGCCCTGCCAGGATGCTCACGCCATCATTGGGGCACAGATTTAGATGTCTTCGATGCCGCCGCCATTAGCAAAACTGAGCTGCAATTAGTCAACAGTGAATATCTTCCCCAAGGGCCCTGCCACAGCTTGTATTTGTGGTTGCTGGAGCACAGTCACAGCTATGGGTTTTATTTTCCGTTTCAAACTGGCCTCAGTGGGGTCAGCGCTGAGCCTTGGCACCTGAGTTACTACCCACAATCTCAACCTTTGTTAACGGCTTTCGATATTGATACGCTGCAACAAATTATCACAAACACCAACTTAGCACTCAAAAGTGCCGTATTATGCCGTCTGCCGCAGCTGGTTGATGAATATGTCCGCAGAGTCGCCCCACCCCCGCAATAA
- the can gene encoding carbonate dehydratase encodes MKLLKPLFENNRRWAARLVEEDPQFFQQLAQQQTPEYLWIGCSDSRVPSNQIIDLMPGEVFVHRNIANMVIHTDLNCLSVIQYAVEVLKVKHIMVVGHYGCGGVKAAMSGGKYGLIDNWLGHLRDVHRIYRHELESLDEQEKFDRMCELNVIEQVNNVVNTSILQDAWNRGQDVAVHGWLYSIENGLLTDLDVTIDRENGLQQS; translated from the coding sequence ATGAAATTACTGAAGCCATTATTTGAGAATAACCGTCGATGGGCCGCTAGGCTGGTCGAAGAAGATCCACAGTTTTTCCAGCAACTGGCACAGCAGCAAACGCCTGAGTATCTCTGGATTGGTTGCTCCGACAGCCGAGTGCCATCCAACCAAATTATCGATTTAATGCCGGGCGAGGTATTTGTCCACCGTAATATTGCCAATATGGTGATCCACACTGATCTTAACTGCCTATCGGTTATCCAGTACGCTGTTGAAGTGCTGAAGGTCAAACATATTATGGTTGTTGGCCACTATGGTTGTGGCGGCGTAAAAGCCGCGATGAGCGGTGGGAAATATGGCCTCATCGATAACTGGCTTGGCCACCTGCGGGATGTGCATAGAATTTATCGTCATGAGCTTGAATCCCTTGATGAGCAAGAAAAATTCGACCGCATGTGTGAGTTGAATGTGATTGAACAGGTAAATAACGTCGTTAATACCTCTATTTTGCAGGATGCTTGGAATCGAGGACAGGACGTTGCTGTACACGGCTGGTTATACAGTATTGAAAATGGACTGTTAACCGATCTTGATGTCACTATCGACCGGGAAAACGGCCTACAACAGAGTTAA